AGCACCAGAACCAGTCGGTGTCCCACCGCCACAGGTAGTCGTGAATGGTGAGGAAATCCTCGCGGCGCCGGCCGACCGACTGGTAGTAGATCTGCTGGCCGGTGTAGTCCGAGACGTACGGCGCCCGGTCGGTGTAGCTGCCGAGCGTCAGCACGTGCCGGTGAGCGCTGAAGACCGTACCGTCGACGAAATCGACCTTCTCACCGAGATAGTCGCCGGCCGCGCAGATGTCGGCGAGCGCCTGCGCGTACGCGGCGGCGTCGTCGAAACGGAGGTGGCGCAGGTGCACGTACGGTGCGGCGCGCTCCAGCTGGATGCGCAGCCGCAGCGCGTAGCCGAGGCTGCCGTATGAGTTGGGGAAACCGGTGTAGAGGTCGCGGTGCTCGCCGTCCGGCCGCGCGGTGACCAGCTGACCGTCGCCGGTGAGGATGTCCTCCTCGATCACCGACTCGTGCGGCAGGCCGGTGCGGAAGCTCGGCGACTCGATGCCGAGGCCGGTGACCGCGCCGCCGAGGGTGATCGTGCGCAGCTGTGGCACCACCAGCGGCACCAGACCGTATGGCAGCGTCGCGTCGACCAGGTGCTCGTACGTCGTCATGCCGCCGACGTCCGCGGTGAGCGCGTCGGGGTCGACGGTGAAGACCTGGTCGAGGCCGGTCACGTCGAGCCGGTGCACCGGTGTGTTCTGGCGGAGCCGGAACAGGTTGGACGTACGCTTGCCGAGCCGTACCGGCTCGCTCGGGTCGATCGCGGCGAGCTCGTCGGCCAGCCGCGTCGCGGTGACCCGATAGTCGGCCAACGCCGCGTTGGGTCCGCTCATCGTCGCTACCACCGCACCGCACTCCCTCCGCTGGCCCCAACGATCGATCAGATCACGACAGCCAGCGGCCCGCCAGTGTGATGCGCCTTAACATCGCGCCGGCGGCGCGAGTTACGGGTGGTAGCGGCGGGCGGCGCAGAGCTCGGTGGCGTAGGCCGGCTCGGACAGCGGCAGGTATTCGACCTTGCGGCCGGTGCGCGGCGCGTGCAGCATCATCGGCTCGCCGTTCTCCTCACCGGCGTAGAAGCCGACGTGGTGGATGGCGCCGGCGCCGTTCTCGAAGGCGAAGAACACCAGGTCACCGGGCTCCAGCTGGTCGAGCGGCACCTCCTGGCCGGCGCGTGCCTGGTCGGAGGCGTCACGTGGGATGACCAGGCCGTGCCTGCGGTGGGTCAGGTGCGCGAAGCCGGAGCAGTCGATGCCGGCGTCGCTCAGGCCACCCCACACGTACTCGGTGCCGACCAGGCCGCGTGCGGTGGTCAGTATGTCGGCGCCGTTGACGCTCGAGGCCGGTTTGGCGGCGTCGGTCTCGTCGACCGGCCGCAGGTGCGCGACCGGCACCCAGCCGGGATAGCCCTGCGGGTCCTTGCGCGACGGCTGCCACGGCAGCACGACACGGGCCCAGGCGCCGGTGATCTCCTCCACCCGCACCGGCTCACCGGCCGGCGCCTGGCTGTCGACGCGCTGCAGCAGGTCGAGCCGCGCGTCGTAGTCCATCGCGGCGACCCATGCGGTCACGTCGGGCTCGTCGGCCACCGCCGGCGCGTCGATCGGCCGGACCGCCTCCGGTGCGCGCCACAGCGTCGTCAGCGCGACCGCCACGGCCGCCGGTCCGGTGCTGACGCTGCTCACAAGGGCCTCCCTAGGCGTTGAACTCCGAACGGGCCGCATAGACCCGCGCTGACACCGTACGGATCAACGCTATTGCGGTTTCGTCGGCACCGAAGTCGGCCGTGCAGACGGCCAGGGCGTAGGGTGGCGCGTCCGGCGGCCACACCACGCCACTGTCGTGCCGGATGCCGTCCACCCAGCCGTTCTTGCCACCCCAGCGGGTCCCGGCGGGCAGGCCGGCGGCAATCGTCTCGACGCGCTGCTGGCGGCACAGCGTCGCGGTCATCGCCTCGGTCGCCGCCGGTCCGGCCACCTGGCCGCTGACCAGCCGGCCGAGCCCGGCGGCCAGGTCGTACGCGGTCACCAGGTTGCTGAGCCCGGTGCCGTTCGCGGCCAGGTCGCCGATCGGCCGCTGCAGCTGGCTGCCGGTCGCCGACAGCCGCCGCTGCGCCTCGGCCGCCTTCGCCACTCCAGCGCGTACGTCGCCGCCGCCGAGCGCCGCGATCAGCAGGTTGGTCGCCTCGTTGCTGGACACCGTGATCATCTGTTCGACCAGATGCTCGACGGTCGCCGAGCCGGACGCGTACGACTCGTCGACGTCGCTGTCGTCGGGGTCGAGCTGGTAGGTGGAGCCGTCGGCCACCGACACGTACCGGTCGGTGAGCGGCAGCTTGTCGGTCAGCGCCAGCTCACCGCGCTCGACCGCCTGGTGGACGGCCACCATCACGGCGACCTTCATCGTGCTGGCCGCGTAGAACCGCTCGTCCTGGTGGTGGAGGAGCCGCGGCGTACCGTCGAGCGACAGCCACGCCACCCCCACCCGGAAATCGGCGGTGTCCAACAGGTCGGCGAGAAAATCGGAGGCCATGTGGCGCGAGCCTAGATGAACTCGGGGCCTGCCGTCGGTGTCTTTCCTCTGTGGCCGAAACACCGGAAGAAATCTTCACGTACGGCGCGGCCTTTCGTGCACCACAGCGCAAATATTTCGCGTCAGGCGTTGCTCGCGCGGCCTCCATCCGGAGTGTCCCGATGCCGACACGCCGAACGTGCTCCAAGACTGTCGTACGTACATGAGTAAATTTCCCCCACCCATTCCGGGCGGGGGGTGGGTTGAGAGGTTGCAAACCGAGCCGAAACAGCAGCCTCAGTGGTCACACCTGTCACGACCGCCGGCCGCTGGCGTGGTCGCATGGACCCCATACGTGCGTTGGACGCACGCATGGGGGCCATGCGACCAAAATCCAGGCGCACAAAAGCCGCATATAGCGCTACAGCCGACCAAGATCGACTTTTCGATGTATGTAAGGTGCCACGCGAACCCACCCCCCACCCGTTCTGGGTGGGGGCCAAAATTGCCATGGGGGTACGACAGTTTCGCGTCGTAGC
The Fodinicola acaciae DNA segment above includes these coding regions:
- a CDS encoding C40 family peptidase, which encodes MSSVSTGPAAVAVALTTLWRAPEAVRPIDAPAVADEPDVTAWVAAMDYDARLDLLQRVDSQAPAGEPVRVEEITGAWARVVLPWQPSRKDPQGYPGWVPVAHLRPVDETDAAKPASSVNGADILTTARGLVGTEYVWGGLSDAGIDCSGFAHLTHRRHGLVIPRDASDQARAGQEVPLDQLEPGDLVFFAFENGAGAIHHVGFYAGEENGEPMMLHAPRTGRKVEYLPLSEPAYATELCAARRYHP
- a CDS encoding FAD-binding protein, giving the protein MSGPNAALADYRVTATRLADELAAIDPSEPVRLGKRTSNLFRLRQNTPVHRLDVTGLDQVFTVDPDALTADVGGMTTYEHLVDATLPYGLVPLVVPQLRTITLGGAVTGLGIESPSFRTGLPHESVIEEDILTGDGQLVTARPDGEHRDLYTGFPNSYGSLGYALRLRIQLERAAPYVHLRHLRFDDAAAYAQALADICAAGDYLGEKVDFVDGTVFSAHRHVLTLGSYTDRAPYVSDYTGQQIYYQSVGRRREDFLTIHDYLWRWDTDWFWCSRAFGVQDPRFRRIIPRRLLRSEVYWKVANFERRHHYVRRLDKLRGKPDIEEIVQDIEVPVDKLPAFLEFFHREIGISPVWVCPLRQARTDLEWDLYKLKTDVLYVNVGFWSSVDLSPGQSDGTHNRLIEREVERLGGRKSLYSTAFYSEDEFWQLYNGEAYAALKKRYDPANRFADLYAKTVGRS
- a CDS encoding serine hydrolase — translated: MASDFLADLLDTADFRVGVAWLSLDGTPRLLHHQDERFYAASTMKVAVMVAVHQAVERGELALTDKLPLTDRYVSVADGSTYQLDPDDSDVDESYASGSATVEHLVEQMITVSSNEATNLLIAALGGGDVRAGVAKAAEAQRRLSATGSQLQRPIGDLAANGTGLSNLVTAYDLAAGLGRLVSGQVAGPAATEAMTATLCRQQRVETIAAGLPAGTRWGGKNGWVDGIRHDSGVVWPPDAPPYALAVCTADFGADETAIALIRTVSARVYAARSEFNA